CCCATATATTCCCTCCATGCAAGTGTGATTTTATGATTTACAAAATCCCTTCATTGGTGAATTTGGCAAGAAATGTCCCACAAACACTGCTTCAGTATAAGCTTTGCTGGTTACCTTTTTAAGCTGCTTGCTATAGGCTTTTACAGGTGGGGAAGAGGGTTTTCTACTAGAGGAAAAAAATCACTAGGATAGGGGAATATTCAAAACTTGACTCAAGTTATTTGTAGTATATACAAACCTGCAACTGTATATGCTAGTGTTTCAGAAGTTCCTGTGTCTGCCACTTGGTGGCAGTCATAGCTTGGCATTGACAGCTGTTTTATCCATGCAGTGTGAGCTTTAACGtgcattatttttttagcatacaaGAAGCATTTACATGAGCAGTACAAGAAGCAAGTTCGAGAAAAGGACATCTAACCAGCTCCCTATGGTTTTTGCGCTGTACATGACTGCTGTAATATATGCTTAACTTAATACTAGTCTGACTGTTTGtacaaataaagtgtttttataattttgctttttttgtttgtctGCTTATGGTGAGAGCTTGTCACTTGGAGGGTCTCCTCTGTTCTTATGTCAGGGTAGTGGTTGTCTTGGTGTAAGAAAATAGGTGCCCAACAATATTGAAGCAGAAATGGAGACTTGCATCTGTCAGGAATACCACAGTCTCTGATCAGTACCCTCCATCTGTGACCACCAGGGGGCAGCCTAATGCAGATTGGTGTAGGTTCTAGCCATGAAAGGTGAAGACCAGAGGTGGTGCTCTATAGAGGATATTATGTAGGACTCCTGGAATGTATGTTATTCTCATACAGGGCACATCTAGGGGATATTTATGTTGCCTCTACTGTTCATAAAGTCTTGTCTACAAACAATCTGAATATATTTGGACTATAATGTTAGAATTTACTGTTTACTAAAATTAACCAGTCAGTATTTAGAAGAAAaagcaaatatatacatttcacaCAAAGTATATGAATTGGTAAAATTGGGCTTAAGGTGACTGTTGGATTATGAcaatagtccagtggttcccaaacttttgcagttcgcggcacccttagagtcttcaaatttttttcaaggcacccctccaaaataattactgagcagtcctgttttagaagtagttgggtcaaaaaattgtaataagtatttaggtcacgacaaaaatacttattaagttgtatgcaaaaatgcccctctgcagccaggcgcactgccccctctgcagccaggcgcactgccccctctgcagccaggcgcactgccccctctgcagccaggcgcactgccccctctgcagccaggcgcactgccccctctgcagccaggcgcactgccccctctgcagccaggcgcactgccccctctgcagccaggcgcactgccccctctgcagccaggcgcactgccccctctgcagccaggcgcactgccccctcacactctgtcgcctgtccccctcctctgccctgcgccaggcgccagccatagaaaagagaaagaaaacagaaacttaccaatccgcgcggcgctgggacccaccagcctcctctctcccgcagctgtcactgacgtcattcagtgacagctgcaggagtgaggaggctgctgggtcccgccgccacgtggattggtaagttttgggattttttttttagggctgGCCCGTGACACCCCAGTGACAGTGtggtggcacccctgggagccatggcgcacagtttgggaaccgctgcaatAGTCTCTTAAAGATTCCACAAGTGAAGCCACTGATTATGCTGTCAGTGTAGTTATAACAGTATATCACTGACTACTTGTACAGTGTGCCTGAGGGGGTGTGGATTGGGCTGTTTATCATTATCTAACCTCACTGTAGGTTGAGTGTGACCAGGACAGACCACACTGACAAGTGTAGGATCAGTGATTCTGCTTATCACACAAGGGGTGGTCGCTCAGATGTTTTATAGCGTGATTTGGCCATATGACAGCCATGCAGGTACTTGGAGCAGTGATCCCAATGCCTACACACTTCACTTTGCTAATTTCAATTAAATGTGACTTCCTTGATATACCTCATGGAAACTTTAGGAATAATTTTAAGAGGTCTGTGCTAAAGAGACACCATAGTATGACAACTAATTTATGGTGTTTAGTGACACTCATGAGCTGGTGATAAACACGTGGTCAGCCAATCAGTGACGCTCCTGAAGATTCATTATGCAGCAAGCCTTAAATTGTAAAAAGTGAGGGGATTGCTCAGAGTAAGACCAATACAATCCTTTATTTTCCAGAATGTACATATGTTCTCAATGTCTGGATATGCAATGAtgtctgtatttttcttttaataagtCTTGGCATATTACAACACTGTATGTCCTCCAAGAAAgtatatttctactgtagatatcttgcctatgatttcatgggggCCTAGACTATATGTTCTTGGGTAATATAAAGGTACAGGTGCCAGTACAGTAGCCCATGTGTTGCAGGACTAAGAGAATAAGCATGGTTTTCACAGCAGAGCATGGATTAATACACCACTCTTGGCAAACCAGATATTTATCGAGTACTTAGACTAGTCTGTGTAATGGTGTCCCTGCTGCTCACTTGGCCAGAATATCACCATTAGCTTAATACACAGCTCTACAATGACATCTCCTGGGATTTTTAATTGCCTTCTTTCCTTTATCCTCTGCTAATGGATGTAATTGCCCACGTGAGATACATCCCCTCCCCTGAGTCGCTGACTCGCACTAAGACGTAGTGATCTTGTTTCCCTGACGTCAGACTAGATTATTCTGCACAGATAAATATGTTGCTGTTTCAATATTAAGAAGTGCTGCAAAATATTTGCCTACAGTCAATGgagtaaaacaaacaaaagctGTTTTGTGTGTTTGTCCTGTTTCCACAATGGAGTTGAAATGTCTGTTTGGACATACCTCAATTTAGtggggtgtcttttttttttttttttttttttttttgggtatatGAAAACTTCAGTGTTACTAGGATACAGGTGTCACTGAGTGACTTCTAGATCTAATGGATGGTCTTCAGTGACTATCTTGCAGTTGTAGTGCTGGTCTCACCAGCCACCCTATTTCAGTTTGACCCTTCTGCCCTGCTGAGTAAGTACTTTCTATATTCCCATAGCAATGCTGGCTAATGGTGTTAGTAAAGGAATGAGCAACAAAGCAAATAGGCTGCTATCTTGCTACTAGGCATCTGAGATATCCAACAGAACTGAAATAGCTACACTATAGCCCTACACCAACATAAATGGAATGGAGTATTCTACGGTGTGACTCCTGACATGAAGATCATCAGCGTAATGAAGTAAAATACACAAGATGCATGCTAGTGTACATTTTGGATCTAAACCcaacttagtggttagcacttctgcctcacagcactggggacatgagtttgaatcctgaccatggccttatgtgtgaggagtttgtttgttctccccgtgtttgtgtaggtttcctctcgcactctaaaaacatactaatagcttaattggctgctatcaaattgaccctagtctgagggaattagattgtaagctctattgggcagggactgatgtgagtgagaattagtggcgctatataaatcaatgataatgataaatgttttgagAACAAATAGAGATGTTTATACCCATATCAATTGGATCCAAAATAAAGACAGTTTCTGAGGATGGGGGCTTTGAATATTGGTCCATAATAGAAAAGTTTGGTATGTACTTGTCTGTGTGTTTCTTTCTCTTTTGTCTACAGTAAGCCAATAGCCATATCCCTTTATTTTTGGAACCTTGGTATTACTAAATTACAGATAAGTTGCCCATCCCTAGCCTAAATCTTCAGTAAAGGTACTAGAAAATAACCATATATCTGACATTTTATTCAATAGCATTGGCTTATCTGCTAGTTATTATCTTTAAACGCTACCACCCCGACAAGAGCCCGCTGCTGCGCCTCCTCCATTTACACCCCGACAAGAGCCCGCTGCTGCGCCTCCTCCATTTACACCCCGACAAGAGCCCGCTGCTGCGCCTCCTCCATTTACACCCCGACAAGAGCCCGCTGCTGCGCCTCCTCCATTTACACCCCGACAAGAGCCCGCTGCTGCGCCTCCTCCATTTACACCCCAACAAGAGCACGCTGCTGCGCCTCCTCCATTTACTCCCCGACAAGAGCACGCTGCTGCGCCTCCTCCATTTACACCCCGACAAGAGCACGCTGCTGCGCCTCCTCCATTTACACCCCGACAAGAGCACGCTGCTGCGCCTCCTCCATTTACACCCCGACAAGAGCACGCTGCTGCACCTCCTCCATTTACACCCCGACAAGAGCACACTGCTGCGCCTCCTCCATTTACACCCCGACAAGAGCCCGCTGCTGCGCCTCCTCCATTTACACCCCGACAAGAGCCCGCTGCTGCGCCTCCTCCATTTACACCCCGACAAGAGCCCGCTGCTACACCTCCTCCATTTACACCCCGACAAGAGCCCGCTGCTGCGCCTCCTCCATTTACACCCCGACAAGAGCACGCTGCTGCGCCTCCTCCATTTACACCCCGACAAGAGCACGCTGCTGCGCCTCCTCCATTTACACCCCAACAAGAGCCCGCTGCTGCGCCTCCTCCATTTACTCCCCGACAAGAGCCCGCTGCTGCGCCTCCTCCATTTACACCCCGACAAGAGCACGCTGCTGCGCCTCCTCCATTTACACCCCGACAAGAGCACGCTGCTGCGCCTCCTCCATTTACACCCCGACAAGAGCACGCTGCTGCGCCTCCTCCATTTACACCCCGACAAGAGCACGCTGCTGCGCCTCCTCCATTTACACCCCAACAAGAGTACGCTGCTGCGCCTCCTCCATTTACACCCCAACAAGAGCCCGCTGCTGCGCCTCCTCCATTTACACCCCGACAAGAGCACGCTGCTGCGCCTCCTCCATTTACTCCCCGACAAGAGCACACTGCTGCGCCTCCTCCATATACTCCCCGACAAGAGCACACTGCTGCGCCTCCTCCATTTACACCCCGACAAGAGCACGCTGCTGCGCCTCCTCCATTTACACCCCGACAAGAGCACGCTGCTGCGCCTCCTCCATTTACACCCCGACAAGAGCACACTGCTGCGCCTCCTCCATTTACACCCCGACAAGAGCCCGCTGCTGCGCCTCCTCCATTTACACCCCGACAAGAGCCCGCTGCTGCGCCTCCTCCATTTACACCCCGACAAGAGCCCGCTGCTACACCTCCTCCATTTACACCCCGACAAGAGCCCGCTGCTGCGCCTCCTCCATTTACACCCCGACAAGAGCACGCTGCTGCGCCTCCTCCATTTACACCCCGACAAGAGCACGCTGCTGCGCCTCCTCCATTTACACCCCAACAAGAGCCCGCTGCTGCGCCTCCTCCATTTACTCCCCGACAAGAGCCCGCTGCTGCGCCTCCTCCATTTACACCCCGACAAGAGCACGCTGCTGCGCCTCCTCCATTTACACCCTGACAAGAGCACGCTGCTGCGCCTCCTCCATTTACACCCCGACAAGAGCATGCTGCTGCGCCTCCTCCATTTACACCCCGACAAGAGCACGCTGCTGCGCCTCCTCCATTTACACCCCAACAAGAGTACGCTGCTGCGCCTCCTCCATTTACACCCCAACAAGAGCCCGCTGCTGCGCCTCCTCCATTTACACCCCGACAAGAGCACGCTGCTGCGCCTCCTCCATTTACTCCCCGACAAGAGCACACTGCTGCGCCTCCTCCATATACTCCCCGACAAGAGCACACTGCTGCGCCTCCTCCATTTACACCCCGACAAGGCACACTGCTGCGCCTCCTCCATTTACGCTGCATGAAGTccatgcactgtgcagaggaggacaCGTGACGTGGGAATCTGCCTCAGTCTCTGCTTATTACAAAGCGGGTGAAGGCGTGAGGGGCCTCCTGTTGCCCAGCACTGCCATAGTGTATTTATAGCATTTTGAGAAATAAAATCTCTTTGGATTTTTATTATTCTGCTGAGAAAAGTATATTTACATTTCTTCGTAGAATATGTCCTGATTCCAGCACTCTAAGGCAAGATGTTTATGGCTACGTGGACATAATTTAATAATCAAATCTGTGGAaaattagaaataataataaatttatacAGGCCTTCTAGATTCCTTTATGCGTTATTGTGGCAGTgtgaaccatttttttttatataaagtagAAGTATATAGTTATCTAGCAAGAGCCTTGTTTAGTCTACAACATGGTCCTGACTGCTAGTAAGTACAACAGCCTTAGaaacaaatgcatttatttgtgaatgagacAAATGTAACTTGTCCCCACTCTGCTCTTATGAAAACATTTATGAATGAACATTGACTTATTTGCCCCACATAGAAACAATAGCACGTTGACAGTAGTTTTTGGCCCCCAGAAGTGTTAACTCTACGCCTACTAAGACTGCAATGCAATCAGGACCCGGGTTGGTTGCCAAACCCAAATCTCCTTAGGATTTGGTGCAGATGGACAGAATTGAATGTGATAATTGAATCCTTTTATAATGTCATATTAAACGCCATTGAATTGGGAAAGCTGAGGAAATAACCTGACTAATTTCACACAAATAACAATGACATTCACATGGTGGTGGAAGAGCTGACGTGGATGCAAAGGCCACATTGCCTCTGCCTTCTTCAACGTAGAAGTGAATAGTTAACGAGGACACAGAGAAAGACTACTCATTCCAGTAAATGCTTAATTATACATGTACCCTGAGAAGGACTCCATGTATGGATTAGATCGCCCAACTCGTTCATTAATGTCtgaagtaaaaacaaaataagtccAAGGTGGTGGTGAGGATTCTGCACTAACACACTGGTGCATACATTAAAATTTTATATCCACTGAAATTCTGCATTGATTGTCCTCTCCGAGAAGAATCCTGCTTTACACTCCCTCAGAATTGTCGTATAAAAGCATTGAGAGCCATCATTTGGCACCCGAGCTGTTTCTTAGTTAAATCTTACGTCTTTCTAGGAATATACTCCCTGATATATCCTTGAACATAGGTAGTCAAAGTGGTGTGCACACCTGGGGGTACAGGAAAGTGGTTCACTGGTGGTCCAGAAGATGTGCACGATAGGTGGGAAACTAATAACTAAGCTGTTTGTAGTACTTCCAAGGAAATCATGCTCCAAACAGTTGTCTCCAAATCTCATGCCAAGTGTTGGGGTTTTATTGTGTATGAAATGGACCCTACTACATCAACTAAACTGATCTCCTTTGGACGGAGACCATAGATTGAGATAATTCGTGATTGCATACTCTCCACTTATTTCTGAGCTGTAGAGTCCAGCTGTTTGTTCAAGAATTCAGTGCTACACGTTAGTTATGAAACCATACACAGAGGCCGAGCCAGTGATTGCCTTTGAGCGCAACAGCCTCTACTAGAAATATCTTCACCAGCCAGGATCTCATTGTCTGAGCCCTCATCGAGGTCACAAGTTGAGCTAACCTCTGCCCAAGCCTCCTCGGTGGCTTCCACTGTCCATATGGGAATGCTGATTTTCATCTGCATATCATGAAGCATCCTTTCCACGTGTTCGATCTGATCGGCCAGGTCTGGAGAGCAGGGTCTCTCTCCTCGCTGCTGATTCTCCCGTACTCTGCTGCTGGGGGACTTGATGTTGCGGGCCCTGTAGGCAACTTCTGAAGTTTTACCTATAACCCCAGTACTGACCAGTCTCTTGCGTCGGCCATGCAGAGGAAAGAGTTGGCAAAGGTGGTGTGCTTTACACAAATCCTGCTGGAAAAGCTCCAGGTTAGAGAGGAAGAGTACCCAAGTTCGTTCCAGCTCCACTCTCTCCTCCTGAGCTACTTCTTGCTCCATCAGCAAGATCATCAATGTGTTCATCAGATCTGTTGGGAAATTTATAGATAGAGAAGAAGATTAATGTTAGGCTCTATgccactgtttcccaactccagtcctcagggacccctaacagtgcaggttttccaggtcacaagtgatataattaggaccacctgtggatctgttacaatgtatcagtcagtaatgattacacctgtgctccagcagggagatatggaaaacctgcactgttaggggtccctgaggacctGAGTTGGGAAAACACTGCTCTATGCAGTAATACAAATTGACATATACTGCAGATGGCAGAACATGTGTCAGTCTCTTTTCCCCATTGTCTGCAGTAATGTAATCCTCATAGTACAGCTAATTTCTTGGTTTCCACTTATATATGTCATTATTCCCCATAAAGCATTAGTATTTCTATTACATTCTATAATGCTCTGCCTGTGATTTGCTACAACTCTCTTATCATGTTCCACACTAATTCATTTTATCCATTCATTTTGTCATTTACAAAAGTGTCTGTACATCCTCTAATGCTTTGCTTTTTCAAACTTCAATTGCTTTCTTATTCCAAGAGCTGCTCCTTCCTTACACACACAGCCCTTTGGATCTGCCCTGTAGCACTATTTATCCACTACGCAACTCTTCTCAGTAGATCTCAAGAGTAAAACATTGTAGTCAAGAATAGAGATTCTTGTATAACATACAGcacacaagggggtatatttatcaagcggtTTCTGTCGGGTTTGAATAGCgcagctgttgcctatagcaaccacagtctagttatcatttatttagtacattctacaaaatgacagctagaatctgattggttactataggcaatatctccattttTGAAACCAgtcagaaacttgcagcttgatacatttacccctaggtctgtgATGAATTTTGGGGATCAATTAGTGCAGAATTAAGATGCCGATTTGAGGCAATTTGGTACTTGGGGCAAAATTAACCTTTCAGTGAACAGATAAACATAATTACACAGATCATTGTGAATTTAAAGTTGCTCTTCTCCTTTATATAGAAACCATGGCCTTGTCAGAGGATTGTCAAAAACCAAATGTGTTTAGGTGTGCCTATGTGATCCTTGTATATCAACAACAACTACTAAAGATATGAAACAAACTAGCAGAAGTACAAATTCTTCCATTATTACACAACACTCCCCTGGCTTGCTGATCTATAGAATACTgacaaaaaaatatggatttttaaatattaatagcAGTGCAGCTAATAGCATAATGACCCCACTATCCATATTTCATGAGAAAATGGACATAGACTTGGCTCAGAATAGCCATTTGTCTAAAGCTGTGATACTCAACCTGATAGGGTACCAAATGCAGCGGCTGTCTATCCTACAACAGGGACGCACATCACCCTTTACCTCAGTAATAAGTTagaatgaaatatttatttgaagaaagagacacctatctgtaataacatattagcagACATTTTACTGTAAGATaaaaagtgttacaagctatcacAAACAGATAGATTGGGTAAGTAGATTGTCGGCTGCAAGGTGATTATATCATTTTCTCTTATTTTGCTGGAGCATCAAGTGATAAAACAGATCACACAATCAGCAAAAAGGAATTCC
The nucleotide sequence above comes from Mixophyes fleayi isolate aMixFle1 chromosome 6, aMixFle1.hap1, whole genome shotgun sequence. Encoded proteins:
- the LOC142160529 gene encoding regulator of G-protein signaling 9-binding protein-like — its product is MSAPEGASPAPPHLHPITRTLTLRGIRGHAAESSSQGTVADCKKVHNSLNKVTACYRQLVMCVGGTSDCTRLREELEESRKKAFELSTDLMNTLMILLMEQEVAQEERVELERTWVLFLSNLELFQQDLCKAHHLCQLFPLHGRRKRLVSTGVIGKTSEVAYRARNIKSPSSRVRENQQRGERPCSPDLADQIEHVERMLHDMQMKISIPIWTVEATEEAWAEVSSTCDLDEGSDNEILAGEDISSRGCCAQRQSLARPLCMVS